TGCCGCCGGCGGCTTGTTGGATGCCGGCGGTGTCGGTGCCGCCGCGGGCGAGGATGGAGCGTTGGGTGGGGATCGCGTGGGCTTGGCCGAGGCGTTCGAAGTCGGCGAGGATCCCGGGGTCGCCGCTGGATCGGCCGTCCATGACGGTGAGAGCGGCGCCCGCGCCTTGCACGGTGCAGC
This window of the Planctomycetota bacterium genome carries:
- a CDS encoding M42 family peptidase, encoding CTVQGAGAALTVMDGRSSGDPGILADFERLGQAHAIPTQRSILARGGTDTAGIQQAAGGTRAFTLSCPTRYIHTTVEMVHLDDLHACRDLLAVFLADVK